In Legionella beliardensis, the following are encoded in one genomic region:
- a CDS encoding alpha/beta fold hydrolase encodes MEEFKLTIPGFTIAGKSWGNKDLPPLLAIHGWLDNANSFDLLAPYLSNYFRVIAIDLPGHGQSSHLNEGSYYHFIDGVFALVHIIDALQIDKIHLLGHSLGACLASILAGVAPKRTASVALLEGLGPFTKSEQSCRDQLANYIHTIIEKKPHRTKFYSSLEQAAQARAKRGFLSLELVRLLCDRGVSEIDGQFYWRHDRRLVYPSPLQLTEGQVLSCLSGNTAKTCLILAKRGSLFNESDIQARIAAVKYLTIFHVEGGHHLHMEEPSAVAQHLVSFYSENELIT; translated from the coding sequence ATGGAAGAATTTAAATTAACTATTCCTGGTTTTACTATTGCAGGTAAATCATGGGGAAATAAAGATTTGCCGCCTCTTTTAGCTATTCATGGCTGGCTAGATAATGCTAACTCCTTTGACCTATTGGCACCTTACTTGTCTAACTACTTCCGTGTGATTGCTATCGACTTGCCTGGCCATGGCCAATCTTCTCATTTAAATGAAGGCAGCTATTATCATTTTATCGATGGTGTTTTTGCCTTAGTTCATATTATTGATGCACTGCAAATTGACAAAATTCACCTACTAGGCCACTCACTAGGCGCGTGCCTCGCAAGCATTCTAGCTGGTGTTGCACCGAAACGTACGGCTTCGGTGGCTTTACTTGAAGGGCTTGGGCCTTTTACAAAAAGCGAACAGTCTTGCCGTGATCAGTTAGCCAATTACATCCATACTATTATCGAAAAAAAGCCACACCGAACTAAATTTTACTCCTCCCTAGAACAGGCTGCGCAAGCACGAGCCAAACGTGGCTTTTTATCATTAGAATTAGTTCGTCTTTTGTGTGATCGTGGCGTTAGTGAAATTGATGGTCAATTTTATTGGCGACATGACCGCCGTTTGGTTTATCCAAGTCCCTTGCAGCTCACAGAAGGCCAAGTTTTATCCTGCCTTAGCGGAAACACGGCTAAAACGTGCCTTATTTTAGCTAAACGCGGATCATTGTTTAACGAAAGTGATATTCAAGCAAGAATTGCAGCAGTTAAGTATTTAACTATTTTTCATGTAGAAGGAGGACACCATCTACACATGGAAGAACCAAGTGCTGTAGCACAGCACCTGGTAAGCTTTTATAGTGAAAATGAATTAATTACATGA
- the proA gene encoding zinc metalloprotease ProA, with the protein MHSNFYLSPLAACLAFSMMSPVQAAEPIPLNKSSLPALQQQFHLNMPGVKQAKGSVTDSLQFIKQHTDKNNISHIRMQQQYAGFPVVGGYAILHSPQAAQTFLAARNQADIKMNGVVYHGLQKELGQPSADFIKNGSLALQQFKSQFANHSVSEETVTPLVYIDENHNAHWAYKVSVFVTYQDKIPERPTAIVDAVTYKPFVQWNNVKTQVSPAKGQGYGGNSKVGKFTYGTGLPLLELTRDDAASKCFMENTGVRVVDMEHRYSSKNNPMSFSCKVADKATDAFWTGYQSDGYDKENGAFSPTNDALYAGYVINHMYKDWYNINALSKSDGSPMQLVMRVHYGDGYENAYWDGRQMTFGDGEDMMYPLVSLGVGAHEISHGFTEQHSDLQYYGQSGGMNEAFSDMAAQAAEFYSIGKASWQIGGEIMKESSGYDALRFMDLPSRDGMSIDTADEYYGGLDVHYSSGVFNRLYYLIANLPGWDARKAFDIMVKANIDYWTPYSTFDEGGCGVLSAAKDLGFDLNGVKQSLATVTIDYESCN; encoded by the coding sequence ATGCACTCAAATTTTTATTTATCCCCTCTTGCGGCTTGTTTAGCTTTTAGTATGATGTCCCCTGTGCAAGCAGCAGAACCAATCCCTTTAAATAAATCATCACTACCGGCTCTTCAGCAACAATTTCATCTTAATATGCCTGGGGTGAAACAAGCTAAGGGTTCTGTTACTGATTCATTGCAATTTATTAAGCAGCATACAGACAAAAATAATATTAGTCATATTCGTATGCAGCAACAATATGCAGGTTTTCCTGTGGTTGGTGGTTATGCCATTCTTCATAGTCCTCAAGCGGCGCAGACGTTTCTAGCTGCTCGTAATCAGGCTGATATAAAAATGAATGGGGTCGTTTATCATGGTTTACAAAAGGAATTAGGCCAGCCTTCTGCTGACTTTATTAAAAATGGTTCACTGGCGCTTCAGCAATTTAAGAGTCAGTTTGCTAATCATTCAGTAAGTGAAGAAACCGTAACCCCACTTGTTTATATTGATGAAAACCACAATGCGCACTGGGCTTATAAAGTAAGTGTTTTTGTTACTTATCAAGATAAAATTCCTGAAAGACCAACGGCTATCGTAGATGCAGTGACCTATAAACCTTTTGTACAGTGGAATAATGTAAAAACCCAAGTCTCGCCTGCAAAAGGACAAGGATACGGTGGTAATTCAAAAGTAGGTAAGTTTACCTATGGCACAGGGCTACCTTTACTTGAGTTAACTCGCGATGATGCCGCTTCCAAATGTTTTATGGAAAATACAGGCGTGCGTGTTGTTGACATGGAACATCGTTATTCTTCGAAAAATAACCCTATGTCGTTTAGTTGTAAAGTAGCTGATAAAGCAACTGATGCATTTTGGACTGGTTATCAATCGGATGGCTATGATAAAGAAAATGGGGCATTTTCTCCAACGAATGATGCCCTTTATGCAGGTTACGTTATTAACCATATGTATAAAGATTGGTATAACATCAATGCGCTTTCTAAATCTGATGGGTCTCCTATGCAGCTTGTTATGCGAGTGCACTATGGTGATGGTTATGAAAATGCTTATTGGGATGGTCGACAAATGACCTTCGGCGATGGTGAAGACATGATGTACCCACTTGTTTCACTAGGCGTAGGAGCTCATGAGATTAGCCATGGTTTTACTGAGCAGCATTCAGATTTACAGTATTACGGCCAATCAGGCGGTATGAATGAGGCTTTCTCTGATATGGCAGCACAAGCAGCAGAATTTTATTCTATTGGTAAGGCGAGCTGGCAAATCGGTGGTGAAATCATGAAAGAAAGTAGTGGCTATGACGCATTACGCTTTATGGATTTACCAAGTCGTGATGGTATGTCTATTGATACAGCCGATGAGTATTACGGCGGTCTAGATGTCCATTATTCAAGCGGTGTTTTCAATCGTTTATATTACTTAATAGCAAATCTCCCTGGCTGGGATGCTCGTAAAGCCTTTGATATTATGGTTAAAGCGAATATCGACTACTGGACACCTTATTCAACGTTTGATGAGGGTGGTTGTGGTGTATTGAGTGCTGCTAAAGATCTAGGGTTTGATCTCAATGGCGTCAAGCAGTCATTAGCAACAGTAACCATAGATTATGAATCATGTAATTAA